The Marinifilum sp. JC120 genome window below encodes:
- a CDS encoding putative addiction module antidote protein, with translation MAKTKPFEAYEHLNNEEVIAEYLNAALESGNQDVLLMAVGNIAKARGMSQLAKDSGLGRESLYKALSPGSQPRYSTIMKVLGALGVSLRVQPKDTSVQ, from the coding sequence ATGGCAAAGACAAAGCCTTTTGAAGCATATGAACATTTGAACAATGAAGAGGTCATAGCTGAGTATTTGAATGCCGCGCTTGAATCCGGCAATCAGGATGTTCTGCTTATGGCTGTCGGGAATATTGCCAAAGCCAGAGGCATGAGCCAGCTCGCCAAGGATTCAGGTCTTGGTCGGGAGAGTTTGTACAAGGCTCTAAGTCCCGGATCTCAGCCGCGTTATAGTACAATTATGAAGGTATTGGGTGCTCTTGGTGTTTCCTTGCGGGTACAGCCAAAGGATACTTCTGTGCAGTAG
- a CDS encoding type II toxin-antitoxin system RelE/ParE family toxin gives MNQFDSTDVFDKWLSKLKDHVGKARILSRIDHARFGLFGDCKSVGNGVSEMRISVGPGYRVYFTKVGDRYYFLLAGGDKSSQTKDIRKAHELADEINNEG, from the coding sequence ATGAACCAGTTTGATAGCACAGATGTTTTTGATAAATGGCTTTCAAAACTTAAAGATCACGTTGGTAAGGCCCGAATTCTTTCGAGGATTGACCATGCACGATTCGGATTATTTGGAGATTGTAAGTCCGTTGGCAACGGCGTTTCTGAGATGAGAATTTCAGTCGGTCCGGGTTATAGGGTATATTTTACCAAGGTCGGAGACAGATATTACTTTTTGTTGGCTGGCGGTGATAAATCCAGTCAGACAAAGGATATCCGAAAAGCGCACGAACTAGCTGACGAAATAAACAACGAGGGGTAA
- the thiD gene encoding bifunctional hydroxymethylpyrimidine kinase/phosphomethylpyrimidine kinase — protein sequence MKPLPCVLTIAGSDSGGGAGIQADLKAISMAGCYGASAITALTAQNTTGVAGIEAVSPEFVALQIETVCNDINVRAAKTGMLFSAPIIKAVGETLKDRDIPLVIDPVCVATSGAKLLKDDAVQAMKEIFPLADLLTPNVPEAELFTDMEIKSREDIFKAIELLLEMGPKAVLVKGGHFDSVAATDWLGIKGQQPIPLMQQRVKTKNSHGTGCTLSATIASGLAKGYDMVTSVRKAQEYLNLALRAGFDLGEGSGPPNHLAPMLIEKMKQGILSDLHEFGLRLECMAGLNELIPEVRMNVATALPHAGDINDVAAFSGRVSCTRKGEVMVCGHPEFGASTHIAKVLLCARKSNPEVGCAAGLRLNERIMASVAECGFVEAWFDRADEPGEIPGTEENTLEWGTCKAMSEHPDPEMIDVVCDSGAKGVEPCLRLLAKDFEDLEAKLKKLLAAMSG from the coding sequence ATGAAACCGCTTCCATGTGTTTTGACTATTGCAGGTTCTGATTCCGGCGGAGGGGCTGGGATTCAGGCCGATCTTAAAGCTATTTCCATGGCCGGATGTTACGGGGCCAGTGCCATCACCGCACTTACCGCTCAGAACACAACCGGAGTAGCAGGGATTGAAGCTGTATCTCCTGAGTTTGTTGCCCTCCAGATAGAAACGGTTTGTAATGATATTAATGTCCGGGCTGCTAAAACCGGGATGTTATTTTCCGCACCCATCATCAAAGCGGTTGGTGAAACTTTGAAAGACAGGGATATCCCACTGGTTATTGACCCTGTCTGCGTGGCAACCAGCGGAGCCAAACTGCTCAAAGATGATGCTGTGCAGGCCATGAAGGAAATTTTTCCGCTTGCTGACCTGTTGACCCCCAATGTGCCAGAAGCTGAACTTTTTACCGATATGGAGATCAAAAGCCGTGAAGATATTTTCAAGGCCATAGAACTCCTGCTTGAGATGGGTCCCAAAGCCGTACTTGTGAAGGGTGGGCATTTTGATTCCGTAGCCGCTACTGATTGGCTGGGTATTAAAGGACAGCAGCCGATTCCGCTTATGCAACAGCGGGTCAAGACTAAGAATAGTCACGGCACCGGATGCACGCTTTCTGCAACCATCGCCTCCGGTCTGGCAAAAGGATATGATATGGTGACGTCTGTACGTAAGGCTCAGGAGTATCTGAACCTTGCTCTGCGGGCTGGATTTGATCTCGGCGAGGGGAGCGGACCACCTAACCATCTTGCTCCTATGCTCATTGAAAAAATGAAACAGGGAATTTTGTCCGATCTGCATGAATTCGGATTACGTCTTGAGTGCATGGCAGGATTGAACGAACTAATACCTGAAGTGCGCATGAATGTGGCTACGGCCTTGCCTCATGCCGGAGATATTAACGATGTTGCTGCTTTCAGCGGAAGAGTATCCTGCACTCGTAAAGGTGAAGTCATGGTTTGCGGGCATCCTGAGTTTGGAGCTTCTACTCACATTGCCAAAGTCCTGCTTTGCGCCCGCAAGTCCAATCCGGAAGTCGGCTGTGCTGCTGGTTTACGGCTCAATGAACGGATTATGGCCTCTGTCGCAGAGTGCGGATTTGTAGAAGCATGGTTCGATCGGGCCGATGAGCCGGGAGAGATTCCGGGAACCGAAGAAAATACCCTTGAGTGGGGCACTTGCAAAGCCATGTCTGAGCATCCCGACCCTGAGATGATAGATGTTGTTTGCGATTCCGGGGCAAAAGGTGTAGAGCCGTGTCTTCGCTTGCTGGCAAAGGATTTTGAAGATTTGGAAGCAAAGCTTAAAAAGCTGCTTGCTGCAATGTCCGGCTGA
- a CDS encoding YgiQ family radical SAM protein — translation MTKSIIAKKRPQPKFLPMTRKEMDKLGWDRPDIILVSGDSYIDHPSFGIPLLGRVLSAHGFKVAIACQPDWNDPKPLADLGRPRLYAGVSAGALDSMVAHYTSFRKKRSDDAYTPGGKAGARPNRACIIYTNLIKKAFKGLPVIIGGIEASLRRISHYDFWTDKIRKPILMDSKADLLIYGMGERAMLEAAIRLSGADEQSSAVLKGIPGTAFMGSPDDIEAEEKVTELPSHQEIVDESKQLMKATLALEEQVHFGDSWAIQPVDKRHVVLTPPSTHLSTEELDWLYSLPYARMPHPIYKDKGRIPAADMIEFSVTSHRGCGGGCSFCSIAMHQGRHIRSRSKKSILGELKRMQDHPDFRGSVSDIGGPSANMWNANCSLERGKCKRKSCLVPKVCPNFKYDQKANLKLFRDAQKMDGIKHVRVASGVRYDLGQKDRTSLKDIFKEFVGGQLKVAPEHIAPSVLKHMRKPDLPIFESFLEMFAAESKKAGKEQYVIPYLMSAFPGCTDSDMRHLASWLASRGWKPRQVQCFIPTPGTVATAMFYCETDPEGNKIYVAKTDAQRLKQHRILIPDPGRDPRAGRQGKKKEFTEKRNTSEPKGKRGGKRGKKPERDNSGSKGTDAGKNFNRKDKSKRFTKKKK, via the coding sequence ATGACAAAAAGCATTATCGCCAAAAAGCGGCCCCAGCCCAAGTTCCTGCCCATGACCAGAAAAGAAATGGATAAACTAGGCTGGGACAGACCGGACATTATTCTTGTATCCGGTGACAGCTACATCGACCATCCCAGCTTCGGTATTCCCCTGCTTGGAAGAGTTCTTTCCGCACACGGATTCAAAGTGGCAATAGCATGCCAGCCGGACTGGAACGATCCCAAACCGCTGGCAGATCTGGGACGTCCGCGCCTTTATGCCGGAGTCTCTGCCGGGGCACTCGATTCCATGGTCGCCCACTACACATCTTTCCGCAAAAAAAGAAGCGACGATGCCTACACTCCCGGCGGCAAAGCCGGAGCACGCCCCAATCGGGCCTGTATTATTTATACAAATCTGATCAAAAAGGCCTTTAAAGGACTCCCGGTGATCATCGGAGGGATTGAAGCATCCCTACGCCGCATTTCCCATTACGATTTTTGGACCGACAAAATCCGCAAGCCCATCCTCATGGACAGTAAGGCTGACCTGCTGATCTACGGTATGGGAGAACGGGCCATGCTTGAAGCGGCCATTCGCCTTTCTGGAGCAGACGAACAATCCTCTGCCGTATTAAAAGGTATTCCCGGCACAGCTTTTATGGGCAGTCCCGATGATATCGAAGCCGAAGAAAAAGTGACTGAGCTGCCCTCGCATCAAGAAATTGTTGATGAATCAAAACAATTGATGAAAGCAACATTAGCCCTTGAAGAGCAGGTTCATTTCGGGGACTCATGGGCCATCCAGCCGGTCGATAAACGGCATGTAGTGCTGACTCCCCCTTCCACACATCTTTCCACTGAGGAACTTGATTGGCTCTACAGCCTGCCCTATGCCCGGATGCCCCACCCTATCTATAAGGACAAAGGTAGAATTCCAGCAGCGGATATGATTGAATTCAGCGTCACCTCTCACCGGGGTTGCGGCGGAGGCTGTTCCTTCTGCTCCATCGCCATGCATCAGGGAAGACATATTCGCTCCCGAAGCAAGAAATCCATACTCGGCGAACTCAAACGCATGCAGGATCACCCGGACTTCAGAGGTTCGGTATCCGATATCGGTGGTCCCAGTGCGAATATGTGGAATGCAAACTGTTCACTTGAACGAGGCAAATGCAAACGCAAAAGCTGCCTAGTACCCAAAGTCTGCCCCAATTTCAAATATGACCAAAAAGCGAACCTGAAACTCTTCCGTGACGCGCAGAAGATGGACGGCATCAAGCATGTACGGGTAGCCAGTGGAGTCCGTTACGATCTCGGCCAAAAAGACAGGACCAGCCTGAAAGATATTTTCAAGGAATTTGTCGGCGGGCAGCTGAAAGTGGCCCCGGAGCATATTGCCCCATCCGTACTTAAGCATATGCGCAAACCGGACCTGCCCATATTTGAAAGCTTTTTGGAAATGTTTGCTGCGGAATCAAAAAAAGCAGGCAAAGAGCAATATGTAATCCCCTACCTGATGAGCGCGTTCCCCGGTTGTACGGACAGCGACATGCGCCATCTGGCCTCATGGCTGGCCTCAAGAGGCTGGAAACCACGGCAGGTTCAGTGCTTCATCCCAACACCGGGAACTGTTGCCACAGCCATGTTCTATTGTGAGACCGATCCTGAAGGCAATAAAATTTATGTTGCCAAAACAGACGCCCAGCGTCTGAAGCAGCACCGCATTCTTATTCCTGATCCGGGCCGTGATCCACGAGCAGGCAGGCAAGGAAAAAAGAAAGAATTCACAGAAAAGCGCAATACTTCTGAACCGAAGGGAAAAAGAGGCGGCAAAAGAGGCAAAAAGCCGGAACGTGACAATAGTGGTTCTAAAGGTACCGATGCGGGCAAAAATTTTAACCGCAAAGACAAGTCAAAAAGGTTCACCAAGAAGAAAAAATGA
- a CDS encoding DNA-binding protein, translating into MSSESFANLCIFHIMDGLRDGLSHFSSNSRTALIYAVTPDDPLRIYDPQDLLREHQPKLKEYYLDSEDWRKGGNHDDNTRLIEVVRSKDLALAGLITCSARASSIFYQCWFTEQHPDMCSIGPTESWMEYAALLLSQDFATQNILRIDSSGHLLREYSTHAVRDYIVDQRNRIMGWDTQLRVYPILDSVLGISKTREEGAWARGELIFIEPSELDSIQYMAKFPENERPSLKNHKHVRKLLQSVESSSRKLVSDGKCVVGIASIPPTNNSISVQFKGDWGLVYLGTEAVCSFADAKFSSTNYKPNLVHLEEYLLELDLDADTRHSLFQLVIQMISTANHRSHGCTLVLDFNDEPVTIAGQTIEEPLDLRDPEIRGLARSLTKLDGAVHICKDLKLHGFACLLDGKAVSGENRARGARFNSALRFTAKYDNLIVIVVSSDKPVSIIQRGVELTAICEWKQLFACVSTPPIFENWTEE; encoded by the coding sequence ATGAGTTCTGAATCCTTTGCCAATCTATGTATCTTTCACATCATGGACGGACTGCGGGACGGCCTTTCCCACTTTTCCTCCAACAGCCGGACAGCCCTGATTTATGCGGTAACACCTGATGACCCGTTGCGCATTTATGATCCACAGGATCTACTCCGGGAGCATCAGCCAAAACTCAAGGAATATTACCTTGATTCAGAGGACTGGCGCAAAGGCGGCAATCACGATGACAACACAAGGCTTATTGAAGTTGTCCGCTCCAAAGATCTCGCCCTTGCGGGACTGATCACTTGCAGTGCCCGCGCCAGCAGTATTTTTTACCAATGCTGGTTCACAGAGCAACATCCGGACATGTGCTCCATCGGTCCCACTGAAAGCTGGATGGAATATGCCGCCCTGCTTCTTTCTCAGGATTTCGCAACCCAGAACATCCTGCGAATCGACAGTTCCGGCCACCTGCTGCGCGAATACTCCACCCACGCGGTACGCGATTACATTGTTGACCAGCGTAACCGCATTATGGGCTGGGATACACAGTTACGAGTCTATCCTATTTTAGACTCTGTACTAGGGATATCCAAAACCCGTGAAGAAGGAGCTTGGGCGCGCGGGGAGCTAATCTTTATTGAACCATCGGAACTTGATTCCATACAATATATGGCAAAATTCCCAGAGAATGAGCGGCCCTCTCTGAAAAACCATAAGCATGTACGCAAGCTGCTCCAATCTGTGGAAAGCTCCAGCCGCAAACTTGTTTCCGACGGCAAATGCGTAGTCGGGATCGCCTCCATCCCGCCCACAAACAATTCCATCTCTGTTCAGTTCAAAGGGGACTGGGGATTGGTCTATCTCGGCACTGAAGCAGTATGCAGCTTTGCGGATGCCAAATTTTCTTCCACCAACTACAAGCCGAACCTTGTCCATCTTGAAGAATACCTTCTTGAGCTGGATTTGGATGCGGATACCCGGCACAGCCTTTTCCAGTTGGTAATCCAGATGATCTCCACTGCCAACCACCGCAGCCACGGATGCACGCTAGTACTCGATTTCAACGATGAGCCGGTAACCATTGCCGGACAGACCATTGAAGAACCGCTGGACCTGCGCGACCCCGAGATACGCGGTCTTGCCCGGTCGTTGACCAAACTCGATGGCGCGGTTCACATCTGTAAGGATTTAAAGTTGCACGGTTTTGCTTGCTTGTTGGACGGCAAGGCTGTCTCCGGGGAAAACCGTGCCCGAGGTGCCCGTTTCAACTCCGCCCTGCGTTTTACCGCCAAATACGACAATCTAATCGTAATTGTAGTTTCCTCAGACAAACCGGTCTCAATCATCCAGCGAGGCGTAGAGTTAACCGCCATCTGTGAATGGAAACAACTTTTTGCCTGCGTGAGCACCCCCCCGATTTTTGAAAATTGGACTGAGGAGTAA
- the ilvN gene encoding acetolactate synthase small subunit → MCKHNFVIDLLVRNHAGVMSQITGLFSRRNFNLEGIVCGPVGDGGESRMILTVAEDSKLEQILLQLEKLYDVMEVKQVENHPLTEVFNRL, encoded by the coding sequence ATGTGTAAACATAATTTTGTAATTGATCTGTTGGTACGTAACCATGCCGGGGTAATGAGTCAGATTACAGGACTTTTTTCCCGCCGTAATTTTAACCTTGAGGGGATTGTCTGTGGGCCTGTGGGAGATGGTGGAGAAAGCCGCATGATTCTTACTGTTGCCGAAGACAGCAAGCTTGAGCAAATTCTGTTGCAGCTTGAGAAGTTATACGACGTGATGGAAGTGAAACAGGTTGAGAATCATCCTCTTACTGAAGTTTTCAACCGTCTTTAA
- the ilvB gene encoding biosynthetic-type acetolactate synthase large subunit codes for MEISGAKLVIKLLEQQGIDIVCGIPGGSNLPIYDALRDSSIKHILARHEQGAGFMAQGMARTTGKAAVCMGTSGPGVTNLLTAIADARLDSIPVVAITGQVTSTLIGTDAFQEVDTYGLTIPITKHNFLVQSAADLLEIIPEAFRLAESGRPGPVVVDIPKDVQKEIIEISDISVSAPKASVEECDHALLGKAVNMINKARRPIIYAGGGVVAADASADLLKFARRNSIPVVTTLMGLGAFPHGDPNYLGMLGMHGSRSTNMVMEEADLIIALGVRFDDRAVGKACEFCKHADILHIDIDRSEIGKIKSSNLSIVGDVGQVLHELVEKVEASIRIGWSARIASIRMMYPDVRPDEEDTFHPLNLIRVMGETLPDDAIITTDVGQHQMWVAQGYPFRKPRTLLTSGGLGTMGFGLPNAIGAALAKPDKKVVCVSGDGSILMNIQELATLAEQRLNVKILIMNNNRLGLVRQQQELFFEERFFASSFESNPDFASIARGFGLPSFDLGEQENPELFLRKVLGQDGPCVINIPINFENKVFPMVPPECANREMIGG; via the coding sequence ATGGAAATCAGCGGTGCTAAATTGGTTATTAAACTCTTGGAACAACAGGGGATTGATATTGTTTGCGGTATCCCCGGCGGTTCCAATCTGCCCATCTACGATGCCTTAAGGGACAGTTCTATTAAGCACATCCTTGCCCGCCATGAGCAGGGTGCAGGGTTTATGGCTCAGGGTATGGCCCGAACCACCGGAAAAGCAGCCGTGTGCATGGGAACATCCGGTCCCGGCGTAACCAATCTACTCACCGCTATTGCTGATGCACGGCTTGATTCCATTCCTGTTGTTGCTATTACCGGACAGGTTACCAGTACCCTTATCGGTACTGATGCTTTTCAGGAAGTTGATACTTATGGCCTGACCATTCCTATTACCAAGCATAATTTTCTGGTCCAGTCCGCAGCGGATTTGTTGGAGATAATCCCTGAAGCGTTTAGGCTTGCTGAGTCCGGCAGGCCCGGTCCGGTTGTTGTGGATATTCCCAAAGATGTTCAGAAAGAGATAATTGAGATTTCTGATATTTCAGTTTCTGCGCCTAAAGCTTCTGTTGAGGAATGTGATCATGCACTTCTTGGTAAAGCAGTAAATATGATCAACAAAGCCCGCAGGCCCATTATATATGCCGGGGGCGGGGTTGTTGCCGCGGATGCTTCAGCGGATCTGCTCAAGTTTGCCCGCAGGAATTCCATTCCGGTTGTTACCACCCTCATGGGTCTCGGCGCGTTTCCTCATGGCGATCCTAATTATTTAGGGATGCTCGGCATGCATGGTTCCCGTTCAACCAATATGGTTATGGAAGAGGCTGACCTGATCATTGCGCTGGGGGTACGGTTTGATGATCGCGCTGTAGGCAAGGCCTGTGAGTTCTGCAAGCATGCTGACATTCTGCATATTGATATCGATCGGTCCGAGATCGGGAAAATTAAATCATCCAATCTTTCTATTGTAGGTGATGTCGGGCAGGTTTTGCACGAATTAGTCGAAAAGGTTGAGGCTTCCATCAGGATTGGCTGGAGTGCTCGTATTGCATCCATCCGCATGATGTATCCTGATGTTCGCCCGGATGAAGAGGATACCTTTCATCCTCTTAATTTGATTCGGGTAATGGGTGAAACCTTGCCTGATGACGCCATCATTACCACCGATGTCGGTCAGCATCAGATGTGGGTTGCCCAAGGGTATCCTTTCCGTAAGCCCCGGACTCTGCTCACTTCCGGTGGATTGGGCACAATGGGGTTTGGTCTTCCTAATGCCATTGGTGCGGCTTTGGCAAAGCCGGATAAAAAGGTTGTCTGTGTAAGTGGTGACGGGTCAATTCTCATGAATATCCAGGAACTTGCTACCCTTGCGGAACAAAGGCTGAACGTTAAGATTCTGATTATGAATAATAACCGTCTTGGTTTGGTTCGTCAGCAGCAGGAGCTCTTTTTTGAGGAACGTTTCTTTGCTTCCAGTTTTGAAAGCAATCCCGACTTCGCCTCCATTGCCAGAGGATTTGGGCTTCCGTCGTTTGACCTTGGTGAACAGGAGAACCCGGAACTGTTCCTGCGTAAGGTTCTGGGACAGGACGGTCCATGTGTAATTAACATTCCCATTAATTTTGAAAACAAGGTTTTTCCCATGGTTCCCCCTGAGTGTGCCAACAGGGAAATGATCGGAGGTTAG
- a CDS encoding class I SAM-dependent methyltransferase: MLTASPELRKKLRGLTKEFSRHEMMQWEKILAPLDRKMSILEVGCGRGGKTDFLRAQGFSNILGVEKNEFQVRECCKRGLNVVTLDEFSENHSADKFDFIILSHIIEHFDFAGLVEFIDGYLAHLKPGGLLLIATPMLHPHFWLDLDHQKPYYPQGIKNFYSGADEQVGFTSKYRLKLKDIRFRKSPFRVKNDRNLLLKKNDLPMLVFNMISAALFKISFSILGYKSGWIGLYKIRF, encoded by the coding sequence ATGCTGACCGCTAGTCCTGAGTTGAGAAAGAAATTGCGTGGTCTGACAAAAGAATTTTCCCGGCATGAAATGATGCAGTGGGAAAAAATTCTAGCACCTCTTGATCGCAAGATGAGTATTCTTGAAGTCGGCTGTGGCCGGGGCGGAAAGACCGATTTCCTGCGGGCGCAGGGATTCAGTAATATTCTCGGTGTTGAGAAGAATGAATTTCAGGTCCGGGAATGCTGTAAGCGCGGACTTAATGTGGTTACCCTTGATGAATTTTCTGAAAACCACAGTGCTGACAAATTTGATTTCATCATACTTTCTCACATAATTGAGCATTTTGATTTTGCAGGGCTGGTGGAGTTTATTGATGGTTATCTGGCTCATCTGAAGCCGGGTGGCTTGTTGCTTATTGCTACACCTATGTTGCATCCTCATTTCTGGCTCGATCTGGATCATCAGAAGCCTTATTATCCGCAGGGTATAAAGAATTTTTACAGCGGCGCTGATGAGCAGGTCGGTTTTACTTCAAAGTACCGTCTCAAACTTAAAGATATCCGCTTTCGTAAAAGTCCGTTCAGGGTAAAGAATGATCGCAATCTACTACTAAAGAAGAACGACTTGCCTATGCTTGTCTTTAATATGATTAGTGCAGCTCTTTTTAAGATTAGTTTTTCCATTTTGGGATACAAGAGTGGATGGATCGGACTATATAAGATACGTTTTTAA
- a CDS encoding glycosyltransferase → MDKTYNILMYSHDTYGLGHIRRTMAIASQLKCKGVNILILTGSPIVGRFEFPEQIDFVRVPGMIKKSNDLYVPHSIKIEPVHAMSIRQSIIDATAKSFRPDLFIVDKAPKGMKHEIMPTLEWMKQIGQTRTILGLRDIMDDSESTIKDWTDKGIYDVLENLYSEIWVYGHQDYYDPIKEYAIPESVSKKMVFTGYIPRKVHSRSCPEKRKNGKKLVVITAGGGGDGYPMMDAYLKALEKYDPQDFRTVMVTGPFMSKEQRLDLSKRAKNLSVTFYHFYRRMEKLFSNADLVVSMGGYNTICEILSHQQVSLIIPRETPRLEQTIRANVLKEQNLADFLPWHDLGPDTIMEKVNHLLNNSHSIRESIKNFNFTGLEVMHDRVGYFKDNC, encoded by the coding sequence ATGGACAAGACTTACAACATCTTAATGTACTCCCACGACACCTATGGTCTTGGGCATATCCGTCGTACAATGGCGATAGCATCACAGCTAAAATGCAAAGGGGTAAACATACTCATCCTCACAGGCTCCCCTATTGTGGGACGCTTTGAATTTCCCGAACAGATTGATTTTGTGCGCGTACCCGGAATGATCAAAAAGTCCAACGACCTTTATGTTCCGCACTCCATCAAGATTGAACCTGTTCACGCCATGTCCATCCGCCAGTCCATCATTGATGCTACTGCCAAAAGTTTCCGCCCGGATCTATTCATTGTAGACAAGGCCCCGAAAGGAATGAAGCATGAGATTATGCCCACCCTTGAGTGGATGAAACAGATCGGCCAGACTCGCACCATCCTCGGACTGCGAGACATCATGGATGACTCGGAAAGCACCATTAAGGATTGGACAGATAAAGGCATCTACGATGTGCTGGAAAACCTCTATTCCGAAATATGGGTTTACGGTCATCAGGATTATTATGATCCCATCAAGGAATACGCCATTCCAGAATCAGTCAGTAAAAAAATGGTTTTTACCGGGTATATTCCCCGTAAAGTCCACAGCCGCTCCTGCCCGGAAAAAAGGAAGAACGGCAAAAAACTGGTTGTAATCACAGCCGGAGGCGGCGGTGACGGCTACCCCATGATGGATGCTTACCTGAAGGCCCTTGAAAAATATGACCCTCAGGATTTCAGAACCGTAATGGTTACCGGACCTTTCATGTCCAAGGAACAGCGTCTGGATCTTTCTAAAAGAGCTAAAAACCTTTCTGTGACTTTCTACCATTTTTACAGAAGGATGGAAAAACTGTTCAGCAATGCCGACCTCGTTGTCAGCATGGGCGGTTACAACACAATCTGCGAAATTCTTTCACACCAGCAGGTAAGTCTGATTATACCCCGCGAAACTCCGCGCCTTGAGCAGACTATCCGCGCCAACGTTCTGAAAGAGCAAAATCTTGCTGATTTTCTCCCCTGGCACGATCTTGGGCCTGACACAATAATGGAGAAGGTCAATCACCTACTCAATAATTCCCATTCCATCCGGGAATCTATTAAAAACTTCAACTTCACGGGCCTTGAGGTCATGCACGACCGCGTGGGCTACTTTAAAGATAACTGCTAA
- a CDS encoding glycosyltransferase family 1 protein, whose amino-acid sequence MRIAFFAPHKPIDHPLPSGDLIIGRTLHNFLKDHGHEVLVASSFRLRHITCKPLKWPSLYFEFKHTLKQVQEFKPDLWLTYHSYYKSPDLLGPYISAKLGIPYVIYQGVFATKYRRNYKTWTGYMANKHALLHANHVFANKDIDFHNLSRIILPEKISRTYPGIESDKFKYCPMGAEEIRNKYDLSGNKVILSTAMLREDVKAESITDLIKAFTPVAKEIPDAKLLIAGDGEARIRLEKLAADMAGNKVIFLGQVKRDELYKYYSAADFFAYPGINESLGMVYLEAQCAGLPIVAYSTRGPKEAVVHEKTGLLSPEGNIVALSANLTSLLTNESQRKQMAKAAPEHVKTKFDLSRNLQDVEKKLISISRRRY is encoded by the coding sequence ATGCGAATAGCTTTTTTCGCACCCCACAAACCCATTGATCATCCGCTCCCTTCCGGGGATTTGATCATCGGGAGAACCCTGCATAATTTCCTGAAAGATCACGGGCACGAAGTGCTGGTTGCCAGCAGTTTCAGGCTGCGCCACATCACCTGCAAACCGCTGAAATGGCCCTCGCTCTACTTTGAATTCAAGCATACCCTGAAACAGGTTCAAGAATTCAAGCCCGACCTCTGGCTTACCTACCACAGCTACTACAAATCCCCGGACCTGCTGGGGCCGTACATTTCTGCAAAACTCGGCATTCCCTACGTTATCTATCAGGGAGTCTTCGCCACCAAGTACCGCCGCAATTACAAAACGTGGACAGGCTACATGGCTAACAAACACGCTCTGCTCCACGCCAACCATGTTTTTGCCAACAAAGATATTGATTTTCACAACCTCTCGCGGATCATTCTCCCGGAAAAAATATCGCGCACCTACCCCGGCATTGAATCGGACAAATTCAAATATTGTCCCATGGGAGCGGAAGAGATACGGAACAAATATGACCTAAGTGGAAATAAAGTAATCCTGAGCACAGCCATGCTCCGCGAAGATGTAAAAGCCGAAAGCATTACCGATTTGATAAAAGCGTTTACTCCAGTGGCTAAAGAAATTCCTGACGCAAAACTACTCATTGCCGGGGATGGCGAAGCACGCATACGCCTTGAAAAACTGGCTGCTGATATGGCTGGAAACAAAGTTATTTTCCTCGGTCAGGTCAAACGGGATGAGCTTTACAAATATTACAGCGCAGCAGATTTCTTTGCCTATCCTGGTATTAATGAATCTTTGGGAATGGTTTACCTTGAGGCTCAGTGTGCAGGCCTACCGATAGTTGCTTATTCAACGCGAGGCCCCAAGGAAGCAGTTGTCCACGAAAAAACTGGTTTACTTTCTCCTGAAGGAAACATTGTAGCCCTGTCCGCCAACCTGACCAGCCTTCTGACAAACGAAAGTCAACGGAAGCAAATGGCAAAAGCCGCTCCAGAACACGTAAAGACAAAATTCGACCTGAGCAGAAACCTTCAGGATGTTGAGAAGAAACTCATCAGCATCAGCCGTAGGAGATATTAA